From one Treponema denticola genomic stretch:
- a CDS encoding ribonucleoside-diphosphate reductase subunit alpha — MQIIKRNGETKNYEPEKIEGAIRSAFKSVENSPHKDLDTLIPPLVKEIEEDILELTKSGSLVQVETIQDLVEKTLIEHNYYAEVKNFILYRVGRTKRRDSRQMISRFFDTIEIQPILTEIQNDFTSDEYSLNLLAHKFLSFRKENMSETESLAMLIKASVELTAQDAPDWEFIAARLLMLQFKLKLKTELEKRQIHSFYEKIKYLENEGLYGTYICEAYSRDELEEAASFINEERNKLFTYSALDLLLRRYVIRTHSNTVLESPQEMFLGIALHLAMKEKSNRLEWVRRFYDMTSSLKVTMATPTLSNARKPYHQLSSCFIDTVPDSLDGIYRSIDNFAKVSKFGGGMGLYFGKVRAVGSPIRGFMGAAGGIIRWIKLANDTAVAVDQLGVRQGSVAVYLDVWHKDIPEFLQLRTNNGDDRMKAHDVFPAVCYPDLFWKTVRDDINASWHLMCPHEILKIKGYALEDFYGEEWEKRYKDCVADSRINKREIPIKELVRLILKSAVETGTPFAFNRDHANKTNPNPHKGMIYCSNLCTEISQNMSEIKTKSIEIKAEDGDTVVATTTIPGDFVVCNLASLVLGNIDVNDEKEIDTIVSSAVRALDNVIDLNFYPIPYAQITNSRYRSIGLGASGYHHALAKNGIAWESEEHLNFADKVFERINYAAIKASSQIAKEKGSYSYFEGSDWQTGEYFKKRNYVDEKWKTLAEEVKSNGMRNAYLLAVAPTSSTSIIAGTTAGVDPIMNKYFLEEKKGSLMPRVAPSLSPETYWLYKNAHNIEQGWSIRAAGLRQRHIDQGQSVNLYITNEFTFSKVLSLYVKAWEEGLKSIYYVRSRSLEVEECESCSS, encoded by the coding sequence ATGCAAATCATAAAACGAAACGGTGAAACTAAAAATTACGAGCCGGAAAAAATTGAAGGAGCTATCCGCTCCGCTTTTAAAAGTGTGGAAAACTCTCCGCATAAAGATTTAGATACTCTCATTCCGCCCTTGGTAAAAGAAATAGAAGAAGACATATTGGAGCTTACCAAAAGCGGAAGTCTTGTTCAGGTCGAAACAATTCAGGACTTGGTAGAAAAAACTTTAATAGAGCACAACTACTATGCGGAAGTAAAAAACTTTATACTCTACCGTGTCGGCCGCACAAAGAGGCGGGATTCCCGTCAAATGATAAGCCGCTTTTTTGATACAATAGAAATTCAGCCTATTCTTACCGAGATTCAAAACGACTTTACTTCGGACGAGTACAGCCTAAACTTGCTTGCACATAAATTCCTTTCTTTTAGAAAAGAAAATATGAGCGAGACCGAATCCCTCGCTATGCTTATTAAGGCCTCCGTCGAACTAACCGCCCAAGATGCCCCGGATTGGGAATTTATTGCGGCTCGCCTTTTAATGCTTCAATTTAAATTAAAACTAAAAACCGAGCTTGAAAAAAGGCAGATTCATTCTTTTTATGAAAAAATCAAATACCTTGAAAACGAAGGTCTTTACGGGACATATATTTGCGAAGCCTATAGCCGAGATGAGTTGGAAGAGGCTGCTTCATTTATAAACGAAGAAAGAAATAAACTTTTTACCTACAGCGCCCTAGACCTTCTTTTACGCCGCTATGTTATTCGCACTCATTCAAACACCGTTCTTGAATCGCCTCAGGAAATGTTTTTAGGCATTGCTCTTCACTTGGCAATGAAAGAAAAATCAAACCGGCTTGAATGGGTAAGGCGTTTTTACGATATGACAAGCAGCTTAAAAGTTACGATGGCGACACCAACCCTTTCAAATGCCCGAAAGCCTTATCATCAGCTTTCTTCATGTTTTATAGACACGGTTCCCGATTCTCTTGACGGTATTTACCGCAGCATAGATAATTTTGCCAAGGTTTCCAAATTCGGAGGAGGTATGGGGCTCTACTTCGGGAAGGTCAGGGCTGTCGGTTCGCCCATACGCGGGTTTATGGGAGCGGCAGGCGGAATTATCCGCTGGATAAAACTTGCAAACGATACGGCTGTTGCCGTTGACCAGCTTGGAGTAAGGCAGGGCTCGGTCGCCGTCTACCTCGATGTTTGGCACAAGGACATCCCCGAATTTTTACAGCTCCGCACCAATAACGGAGATGACAGAATGAAGGCCCACGATGTTTTTCCGGCAGTCTGCTATCCCGATCTTTTTTGGAAAACAGTCCGCGATGATATAAATGCTTCTTGGCACCTAATGTGTCCCCATGAAATTTTAAAAATCAAGGGCTATGCCCTCGAAGATTTTTACGGAGAAGAATGGGAAAAGAGGTATAAAGACTGCGTTGCCGATTCCCGCATCAATAAAAGAGAAATTCCTATAAAAGAGTTGGTTCGTTTAATCTTAAAATCGGCTGTCGAAACGGGTACCCCCTTTGCTTTTAACCGCGACCATGCAAACAAAACAAATCCTAACCCCCACAAGGGAATGATTTACTGCTCAAACCTATGCACAGAAATTTCTCAAAATATGAGCGAGATAAAAACTAAAAGCATCGAAATAAAAGCTGAAGACGGAGATACTGTCGTTGCTACAACTACTATCCCCGGAGACTTTGTTGTATGTAATCTGGCTTCCCTTGTTCTCGGAAACATAGATGTAAACGATGAAAAAGAAATTGACACAATCGTTTCTTCGGCAGTGCGTGCCTTGGACAATGTTATAGACTTAAATTTTTATCCTATTCCCTATGCACAAATTACCAATAGCCGATACAGGTCAATCGGTTTGGGTGCTTCGGGCTATCATCATGCTCTTGCAAAAAACGGCATTGCATGGGAAAGCGAAGAGCACCTTAACTTTGCAGATAAAGTTTTTGAAAGAATAAATTATGCAGCAATCAAAGCTTCTTCACAGATTGCAAAAGAAAAAGGCTCCTATTCTTACTTTGAAGGAAGTGATTGGCAGACAGGAGAGTATTTTAAAAAACGGAATTATGTTGATGAAAAATGGAAGACTCTCGCAGAGGAAGTAAAATCAAACGGAATGAGGAATGCCTATCTTTTGGCCGTCGCACCTACAAGCTCAACCTCGATTATAGCAGGCACAACTGCCGGCGTAGACCCGATTATGAATAAGTATTTTTTAGAAGAGAAAAAAGGTTCTCTAATGCCTAGGGTTGCCCCCTCTCTTTCACCGGAAACCTATTGGCTTTATAAAAACGCCCACAATATTGAACAAGGCTGGAGTATAAGAGCCGCAGGCTTACGGCAACGCCATATTGACCAAGGTCAATCCGTAAACCTTTACATTACAAACGAATTTACCTTCAGCAAGGTGCTTTCGCTCTATGTAAAGGCTTGGGAAGAAGGCCTTAAGTCAATCTATTATGTGCGAAGCCGCTCCCTCGAAGTCGAGGAATGCGAAAGCTGCAGCTCTTAG
- the murJ gene encoding murein biosynthesis integral membrane protein MurJ codes for MGKVENKNKSLVKSGSKLSLLVFGSRILGLVRQMTMSHFLGTGPLADAFATAFMLPNLFRRLFAENSITVAFIPTFNAYLQKHKDSQESEKTKKEINEFLNSIFTLVSFSTAIVVTLGIILSPLIVKLFFKNIADYDSTVFLTRIMFPYLFLISVAAFFQGILNGVKIFTPSGITPILFNIIVISSTYIFAKPFGDPAAAMSYGVVAGGLVQAVFQLPFVLKTGFSFKITSLAKTFSNPGTKKVLALIGPTIIGMAAYQINDLVSTSLATSAGLGIASSLQYSMRLQELLLGIFAVSVGTVILPEMSALALRKDWETFQKVLLQAIKVIALITIPATFFSLLSGENLIILIYKSNKFDDASVKLTFGIFKFHIIGLFAIAANRIIAPAFYAQSDSKTPTIAGIICFAVNILLALILAGPMGGNGIALALTIASFINTIILLIFLKKNKALDIKKLIFPALLFIAKIFVFSIAASIPLYFLKDKIYSPFASFGKLIGQGVPVFISFIIFAGLGAGLLLITKDRTANIILRRLKEK; via the coding sequence ATGGGTAAGGTTGAAAATAAAAATAAATCTCTCGTAAAAAGCGGGTCAAAACTTTCTCTTTTAGTTTTCGGGTCAAGGATTTTAGGACTTGTCCGCCAGATGACTATGTCTCATTTTTTAGGGACCGGGCCATTGGCGGATGCCTTTGCCACAGCCTTTATGCTTCCCAATCTTTTTAGAAGGCTCTTTGCCGAAAACAGCATAACCGTTGCCTTTATTCCGACCTTTAATGCCTATCTGCAAAAGCACAAAGACTCGCAAGAATCCGAAAAAACAAAAAAAGAAATAAACGAGTTTTTAAATTCTATTTTTACTCTTGTAAGTTTTTCGACAGCCATTGTAGTTACATTGGGCATAATACTTTCTCCGCTGATAGTAAAACTTTTTTTTAAAAACATTGCAGACTATGATTCTACCGTTTTTTTAACACGGATAATGTTTCCGTATTTATTTTTAATTTCGGTTGCCGCCTTTTTTCAAGGCATTTTAAACGGAGTAAAGATTTTTACCCCCTCAGGCATTACGCCTATTTTATTCAACATAATCGTCATTTCTTCTACCTACATTTTTGCAAAACCTTTTGGAGATCCTGCAGCAGCAATGTCATACGGTGTTGTTGCAGGAGGCCTTGTGCAGGCGGTTTTTCAGCTACCCTTTGTTCTAAAGACGGGTTTTAGTTTTAAGATTACAAGCCTTGCAAAAACTTTTTCAAACCCGGGAACAAAAAAAGTCCTTGCCCTTATCGGTCCGACCATAATCGGCATGGCAGCCTATCAAATAAACGATTTAGTTTCGACCTCGCTTGCAACCTCGGCAGGTCTTGGAATAGCTTCAAGCTTACAATATTCTATGAGACTTCAAGAATTGTTGCTGGGAATATTTGCCGTTTCTGTAGGCACGGTAATCCTCCCCGAAATGTCGGCCTTGGCCCTTCGTAAAGATTGGGAGACATTTCAAAAGGTACTATTACAAGCTATAAAAGTGATAGCTTTAATCACAATACCCGCAACCTTTTTCTCTCTTTTATCGGGAGAAAATTTAATCATCCTCATTTACAAAAGCAATAAATTCGATGATGCTTCGGTAAAATTAACATTTGGAATTTTTAAGTTTCATATAATCGGGCTTTTTGCAATTGCAGCAAACAGAATTATAGCTCCTGCCTTTTATGCCCAAAGCGATTCAAAGACCCCGACAATCGCAGGGATAATCTGCTTTGCGGTAAATATCCTGCTCGCTCTTATTTTGGCAGGCCCTATGGGAGGAAACGGCATCGCTCTTGCCCTGACGATAGCTTCATTTATAAACACAATAATTCTCTTAATATTTTTAAAAAAGAACAAGGCTCTTGATATAAAAAAGCTCATCTTCCCGGCCCTTTTATTTATTGCAAAAATATTTGTTTTTTCGATTGCAGCCTCAATTCCCCTTTATTTTTTAAAGGATAAGATTTATTCTCCATTTGCTTCATTCGGAAAACTTATCGGACAAGGAGTTCCTGTTTTTATTTCTTTTATTATTTTTGCAGGGCTTGGTGCAGGCCTTTTACTTATAACTAAGGATCGAACAGCAAACATAATTTTAAGACGCTTAAAGGAAAAATAA
- a CDS encoding DUF4299 domain-containing protein, giving the protein MSVSFYINNKKIFLKSKTPMTVKECLGFSSQKIEQFAFDETQNNFDLEKFYNSSVADYECLLCGVYGESSRGFELSFAKEFNQYVVRVFTPSTNEDWQIALTYIKDLARKLGSDIVSERGEHFTVEDIDQFNYTEDILFGIKSYFENKDTDEYISFGIFREVAINHTIVEGFLNSENPIEAFSKFFKDIQYLDAFSANQMFFEDNATKKIIGLYTLTQEVETILPYKPSVEYRNINIVKDEDISSWKLSLVIINGDPDDEESYQGAGDIEYQDFIARLSKDKYRFIDAKYILVDALTQEEILSILK; this is encoded by the coding sequence ATGAGCGTATCATTTTATATTAACAACAAAAAGATTTTTTTAAAAAGTAAAACACCCATGACCGTAAAAGAATGTTTAGGGTTTTCTTCACAAAAGATAGAGCAATTTGCTTTTGATGAAACACAAAATAATTTCGATTTAGAAAAATTCTATAACTCGTCTGTTGCCGATTATGAATGTTTGCTATGCGGAGTATATGGGGAAAGCTCTCGCGGGTTTGAGCTCTCTTTTGCAAAGGAGTTTAATCAGTATGTTGTGAGAGTTTTCACGCCAAGCACAAATGAAGATTGGCAAATTGCTCTCACCTATATTAAAGATTTAGCCCGGAAGTTAGGGAGTGATATTGTCAGTGAAAGAGGGGAACATTTTACAGTCGAGGATATTGATCAATTTAATTATACCGAGGATATCTTATTCGGAATAAAATCTTATTTTGAAAATAAAGATACGGATGAGTACATCAGTTTTGGAATTTTCCGCGAAGTAGCTATTAACCATACGATTGTCGAAGGATTTTTAAATTCTGAAAATCCAATAGAAGCATTTAGTAAATTCTTTAAAGATATTCAGTATTTAGATGCTTTTTCAGCAAATCAGATGTTTTTTGAGGATAATGCTACAAAAAAAATTATTGGGCTTTATACTTTAACCCAAGAAGTAGAAACCATTTTGCCCTATAAGCCGAGTGTAGAATACAGGAATATAAACATAGTAAAAGATGAAGATATAAGTTCTTGGAAATTATCCCTAGTTATTATTAACGGCGATCCGGATGATGAAGAATCTTATCAAGGCGCAGGAGATATTGAATATCAGGATTTTATAGCACGCCTGTCAAAAGACAAATATCGATTCATAGATGCTAAGTATATTTTAGTTGATGCTTTAACACAAGAAGAAATTTTGAGTATACTAAAATAA
- a CDS encoding DUF2715 domain-containing protein has protein sequence MKKLYISATIFFLTLSLCFPQTFLPKGTYRSPFEKGVKGNSGTNKIGKKTGQYLLLPTVGYGNYANMDVGNANLSLFGLDFMYAKKSGFAIWVNNTFFLGKGSFSRESEGWGHHYGSSSLYDQYDSGLLGGWSGELLLGYSKKIEKHNISVGAGFQAAVGDGFEFILEPGAFAIRVDYSYFFNDKIGITVSITDGLGAGVSGRNPLEFMNSFSLKFGPVFKI, from the coding sequence ATGAAAAAGCTATATATATCGGCAACGATTTTTTTTCTTACATTGTCTCTTTGCTTTCCTCAAACGTTTTTACCGAAAGGTACCTATCGTTCTCCTTTTGAAAAAGGCGTAAAGGGAAATAGCGGTACAAACAAAATAGGTAAAAAAACCGGTCAATATTTGCTCCTACCCACAGTGGGTTATGGAAATTATGCAAATATGGATGTCGGGAATGCAAATTTAAGCCTATTCGGTTTAGACTTTATGTATGCAAAAAAATCGGGATTTGCGATTTGGGTTAATAATACATTTTTTCTTGGGAAAGGATCTTTTTCCCGAGAGAGTGAAGGATGGGGTCATCACTATGGAAGTTCAAGCTTATATGATCAATATGATTCAGGGCTATTAGGCGGCTGGAGCGGAGAGCTGTTGTTGGGGTATTCAAAAAAAATAGAAAAGCACAACATAAGCGTGGGAGCCGGTTTTCAAGCGGCAGTAGGAGACGGCTTTGAATTTATATTAGAGCCGGGCGCTTTCGCTATTCGTGTTGACTATTCATATTTTTTTAATGATAAGATTGGAATTACTGTTTCTATTACAGATGGTTTAGGTGCAGGAGTTTCCGGTCGTAATCCTCTCGAATTTATGAACTCTTTTAGTCTTAAATTTGGACCTGTTTTTAAGATATAA
- a CDS encoding heavy metal-binding domain-containing protein yields MKRFFSFCFLVAAVGLILTSCTSSQQMSISRMRHSEPAFSEIPFDSYTVLERVSGEGKVSNVVNSVGLFEGDTGLYGSLDAFDAIYLNMDQATVIRPKTPYEAALANAIYQMVEKADALKADAVIFVRTKTKIVNENGKATVSVKINGAAVKLK; encoded by the coding sequence ATGAAAAGATTTTTTAGTTTTTGTTTTTTAGTTGCGGCTGTAGGATTAATTTTAACATCTTGTACAAGTAGTCAACAAATGTCAATAAGCAGAATGCGACACAGTGAGCCTGCCTTCTCTGAAATTCCATTTGATTCCTATACTGTACTTGAGCGAGTCAGCGGCGAGGGTAAGGTTTCAAATGTAGTAAATTCTGTAGGCTTATTTGAAGGAGATACAGGACTTTATGGTAGTTTAGATGCATTTGATGCAATTTACCTCAATATGGATCAAGCGACAGTAATAAGGCCCAAAACGCCATATGAAGCCGCTTTGGCAAATGCTATATACCAGATGGTTGAAAAAGCAGATGCCTTAAAAGCAGATGCTGTTATTTTTGTACGCACCAAAACAAAAATTGTTAATGAAAATGGAAAAGCCACTGTGTCTGTTAAGATAAACGGAGCAGCAGTTAAATTAAAATAG
- the fusA gene encoding elongation factor G, with protein MLDKMRNIGIMAHIDAGKTTTTERILFYTGKIHKIGEIDDGQATMDWMAQEQDRGITIQSAATTTYWKNFQINIIDTPGHVDFTAEVERSLRVLDGAVAVLCAVGGVQPQTETVWHQADRYKVPRICFVNKMDRIGADFFAVLKDVHEKFGVEVMPVQIPIGASESFEGVIDLIAMKEIHWDAATEGEKYEYTAIAPDRLALAEEWREKMLDTISSASDEITELILEGKDVPEELIKKEIRKAVLNQSYIPFLCGSARKNIGVQPLINAVVDFLPAPDEVLPAEAFNPKKEEKLSVPCKVEGAPLGLVFKIQYDKDAGSLCYVRMYSGKIKSGDQVFNTGKKKRERVNRILRMHSNKSEQMDSVQAGDIAVFIGLKISQTGDTLGSEGQPLLLESMQFPEPVISVSVEPKSLSESDRLKEVLEILSKEDPTFTSREDSETGQLIISGMGELHIDVLTRRMLDDFKVEARVGNPQVTYRESITTEKTQTEKYSKQLGGKDNEAELTLTVRPLERGSGNRFISKVKTFQKSGSGGTNALPEELLEAVKRSIEGCFSSGIKVGYPCTDIEVELVSVKYNELTATPFAYEAAAAKCFDDACSAADPVLLEPVMAVDIMSPKEFVGDAMSQITQRGGLISSMDSKASTDIVHAQAPMAKMFGFSTDLRSATQGRASFTMSFSHFEIKR; from the coding sequence ATGCTTGATAAGATGCGTAACATAGGAATAATGGCTCATATAGACGCGGGAAAAACCACCACGACTGAGCGTATTTTGTTTTATACGGGAAAAATTCATAAGATAGGCGAAATAGATGACGGTCAAGCAACCATGGACTGGATGGCACAAGAACAGGACAGGGGAATCACTATCCAAAGTGCCGCCACCACTACTTATTGGAAAAACTTTCAGATAAATATAATCGACACTCCCGGGCATGTGGACTTTACGGCCGAGGTAGAACGCTCCTTGCGTGTCTTGGATGGAGCCGTTGCAGTCCTCTGTGCAGTCGGAGGAGTTCAGCCCCAGACCGAAACCGTTTGGCATCAGGCAGACCGGTACAAGGTACCCCGCATTTGCTTTGTGAACAAGATGGACAGAATCGGGGCCGACTTTTTTGCAGTTTTAAAAGATGTGCACGAAAAATTCGGCGTTGAAGTCATGCCTGTTCAAATTCCTATCGGAGCAAGCGAGAGCTTTGAAGGCGTCATCGATCTTATTGCAATGAAAGAAATTCACTGGGATGCCGCAACCGAGGGCGAAAAATACGAGTATACCGCAATAGCTCCAGACCGTCTTGCCTTGGCGGAAGAATGGCGCGAAAAAATGCTCGACACTATTTCTTCTGCCTCGGACGAAATCACCGAGCTCATCCTCGAAGGAAAAGATGTCCCCGAAGAGCTTATCAAAAAAGAAATAAGAAAGGCGGTTTTAAATCAAAGCTATATTCCGTTTTTGTGCGGGTCTGCACGAAAGAATATCGGAGTTCAACCCTTAATCAATGCAGTCGTCGACTTTTTGCCCGCCCCCGATGAGGTTCTTCCGGCAGAGGCCTTTAATCCCAAAAAGGAAGAAAAGCTCTCGGTTCCGTGCAAGGTAGAAGGGGCTCCCTTAGGCCTTGTATTTAAAATTCAATATGATAAGGATGCAGGAAGCCTTTGCTATGTCCGAATGTACTCGGGTAAGATCAAATCGGGCGATCAAGTTTTTAATACGGGAAAAAAGAAAAGAGAACGCGTAAACAGAATCCTGCGTATGCATTCAAATAAGTCGGAACAAATGGATTCCGTTCAAGCCGGAGATATTGCCGTTTTTATCGGTTTAAAAATCTCTCAGACAGGAGATACCCTTGGCTCCGAGGGACAGCCTCTCTTGCTTGAATCCATGCAATTCCCCGAACCTGTTATTTCCGTTTCGGTAGAACCTAAAAGCTTATCGGAAAGCGACCGCTTAAAAGAGGTCTTGGAAATTCTTTCAAAGGAGGATCCCACATTTACAAGCCGAGAAGACAGCGAAACGGGGCAGCTTATAATTTCCGGCATGGGAGAACTTCATATAGATGTTCTAACCCGCCGAATGTTGGATGACTTTAAGGTAGAAGCCAGAGTCGGAAATCCGCAGGTTACCTACAGGGAATCTATCACTACCGAAAAAACTCAAACCGAAAAATACAGCAAACAGCTGGGCGGAAAAGACAATGAAGCTGAACTTACCCTTACTGTCCGTCCCCTTGAAAGAGGAAGCGGAAACCGCTTTATTTCAAAAGTTAAAACCTTCCAGAAGTCCGGTTCGGGCGGCACCAATGCTCTCCCCGAAGAGCTTTTAGAAGCCGTTAAGCGTTCTATTGAAGGCTGCTTTAGCTCGGGTATCAAGGTCGGTTATCCTTGTACCGACATCGAGGTAGAACTTGTTTCGGTAAAATACAATGAACTTACGGCAACACCCTTCGCCTACGAAGCCGCCGCCGCAAAATGCTTTGATGATGCTTGCAGTGCAGCCGACCCCGTGCTATTGGAACCGGTAATGGCTGTGGACATTATGAGTCCCAAAGAATTCGTCGGAGATGCCATGAGCCAAATCACTCAGAGGGGTGGCTTAATCTCAAGCATGGATTCAAAGGCAAGTACCGATATTGTACACGCTCAAGCTCCAATGGCAAAGATGTTCGGTTTTTCCACAGACCTCCGTTCAGCCACACAGGGAAGAGCTTCCTTTACGATGAGCTTCAGTCATTTTGAGATTAAGCGGTAG
- a CDS encoding fructose bisphosphate aldolase, which produces MDKVKLERMKNDKGFIAALDQSGGSTPKALAAYGVPETAYSNEDEMFDLVHAMRTRIITGKAFNSNNILGAILFEQTMEREIEGMPTADFLWEKKKILPFLKVDKGLADLKDGVQLMKPIPNLDAILKHAVEKHIFGTKMRSVIKEANPQGIKAVVDQQFELGIQIAKAGLVPIIEPEVDIKSPDKAKCEEILKKELEEHLKTLPKDLLVMFKLSIPTKENLYEEFTKHPQVVRMVALSGGYSRDDANKLLAKNRGMIASFSRALAEGLFASQSDAEFNATLEKTIKGVYEASIT; this is translated from the coding sequence ATGGATAAAGTAAAACTTGAAAGAATGAAAAACGATAAAGGTTTTATTGCGGCATTGGATCAGAGCGGAGGAAGTACTCCTAAAGCTTTGGCTGCTTACGGAGTTCCCGAAACGGCATATTCCAATGAAGATGAGATGTTTGATCTTGTTCATGCTATGCGTACAAGAATAATCACAGGAAAAGCCTTTAATTCCAATAATATTTTGGGTGCAATTTTATTTGAACAAACAATGGAGAGGGAAATTGAAGGAATGCCCACAGCCGACTTCTTATGGGAAAAAAAGAAGATTCTCCCATTTTTAAAGGTCGATAAGGGGCTTGCCGACTTAAAGGACGGCGTTCAGCTTATGAAACCGATACCCAATTTGGACGCTATATTAAAGCACGCCGTAGAAAAGCACATTTTCGGAACAAAGATGCGCTCCGTTATAAAAGAAGCAAATCCTCAAGGAATAAAGGCTGTTGTAGATCAGCAGTTTGAATTGGGTATTCAAATTGCAAAGGCCGGGCTTGTTCCTATTATTGAGCCTGAAGTAGATATTAAATCTCCCGACAAGGCCAAGTGTGAAGAAATTCTCAAAAAAGAATTGGAAGAACACCTTAAAACATTGCCGAAAGACTTGCTTGTAATGTTTAAACTCTCAATTCCGACAAAAGAAAATCTTTATGAGGAATTTACAAAGCATCCTCAGGTAGTCAGAATGGTAGCCCTATCAGGCGGTTATTCCAGAGATGATGCAAATAAGCTCTTGGCTAAAAACAGAGGTATGATTGCAAGTTTCTCCAGAGCTCTTGCCGAAGGCCTTTTTGCAAGTCAAAGCGATGCCGAGTTTAATGCAACCTTGGAAAAAACAATCAAGGGCGTTTACGAAGCTTCAATAACATAG